One Nicotiana sylvestris chromosome 12, ASM39365v2, whole genome shotgun sequence genomic window carries:
- the LOC104229120 gene encoding uncharacterized protein encodes MAAVNGSSDLSSEMEVDAFRRLFPLRYHEYHLLKSVRPDARKLGSARDTTLALGAVASADGSALAKIGSTTMLAAIKMEVMTPTVECPDEGSIAIEFHMPPICSPLVRPGRPAEAAEVISKQLSDTIFSSGMIDLKELCLVGGKAAWMAYLDIYCLDADGALFDAALLSAVAAFSHLNIPVVSLNDDGRIVLVSEDNVRGKLEKEPVNKEKRKLKLNSPPFSLTCILHKNYILADPTAEEESIMETVVTVVLDSYYQLVSLYKPGGPVLAHTSVIQDCVALARRRVKELQNVLNEAISDMEVD; translated from the exons ATGGCTGCTGTCAATGGCTCAAGTGACTTGTCTTCAGAGATGGAGGTGGATGCATTTAGACGCCTCTTCCCTTTGCGCTATCATGAGTATCATCTTCTTAAATCTGTCCGACCTGATGCCCGAAAGCTTGGAAGTGCTAGAGATACAACACTTGCACTTG GTGCCGTTGCCTCTGCTGATGGATCAGCACTAGCAAAGATTGGATCCACT ACAATGCTGGCTGCCATCAAAATGGAAGTCATGACACCGACAGTGGAATGTCCAGATGAGGGATCCATAG CTATCGAATTTCACATGCCTCCCATTTGTTCTCCCCTGGTTCGGCCTGGTAGGCCTGCAGAGGCAGCAGAAGTAATTTCGAAGCAGCTGTCAGACACTATCTTCAG TTCTGGCATGATTGACTTAAAAGAGTTGTGCTTGGTTGGAGGAAAAGCTGCATGGATGGCTTACCTG GACATATACTGTTTGGATGCTGATGGTGCCCTGTTTGATGCTGCATTACTATCTGCAGTTGCTGCCTTTTCGCATT TGAACATTCCAGTTGTGTCTTTGAATGATGATGGGCGAATAGTTCTTGTGTCTGAGGACAATGTCAGAGGGAAATTGGAGAAGGAGCCTGTcaataaagagaaaagaaaactgaAATTGAACTCTCCACCATTCTCCTTAACATGCATACTTCACAAGAACTACATCTTAGCAGATCCTACAGCAGAGGAAGAATCTATAATGGAAACAGTTGTAACTGTGGTATTGGATTCATATTACCAGCTTGTTTCACTTTATAAGCCAGGTGGACCAGTTCTTGCCCATACATCAGTTATCCAG GATTGTGTTGCGCTGGCAAGACGTAGAGTGAAAGAGCTTCAGAATGTATTGAATGAAGCTATTTCGGATATGGAGGTAGACTGA
- the LOC138883431 gene encoding magnesium-chelatase subunit ChlH, chloroplastic-like produces MTISTSFSAYNAGLYKGLKQLSELISSYQSLKDTGRGPQIVNFIIGTARQCNLGKDVQLPEEGISFLPSILAETVGRNIEDIYRGNDQGILRDVEPLHQITVVSHGAISASVERTTSNNVPNKLTSILGFGINDPWIQSTTAVVKGWKTL; encoded by the exons ATGACTATTTCAACATCTTTTTCAGCATATAATGCTGGACTCTACAAAGGTCTTAAGCAGCTAAGTGAGCTCATTTCGTCGTACCAATCACTTAAGGACACAGGTCGCGGCCCTCAGATAGTGAACTTTATCATCGGTACTGCTAGACAGTGCAATCTCGGCAAGGATGTCCAGCTTCCGGAAGAAG GTATTTCTTTCCTTCCATCTATATTAGCAGAGACAGTTGGAAGGAACATAGAGGATATCTACAGAGGAAATGATCAAGGTATTTTACGAGATGTGGAACCGCTACACCAGATAACTGTGGTGTCACATGGAGCAATTTCAGCATCCGTAGAACGTACCACTAGCAACAATGTCCCTAATAAGCTGACCTCAATTCTTGGTTTTGGTATAAATGATCCATGGATTCAATCAACCACAGCAGTAGTAAAAGGATGGAAAACCCTGTGA